One region of Metallosphaera sedula DSM 5348 genomic DNA includes:
- a CDS encoding S53 family peptidase, with the protein MKNISSILIVLILLVFSSLGSGLVLQAQESMYYVQTSSPQYSILPGSQFVEPLNTGLTIPIAILLNFTNYSSLNSELLYVISSGHYLTPLKFREYYYPSQSYVNSLENYLEGYGFVPTGNYGLILTFNATVGEIEQAFHTYINVYYYPFKDIYWFGKVGEKRVGPFYYFTNNVTPSLPYGVGKYVLGIVGIDNLDPHAYQGLRQAWNVPMTEGKGSSSSGLISSAIFTPNTIQQYFNFSSLYAQGKTGSGSTIAIEGVPECYVNTTDIYSFWRLFNIPRTGSFNVITLGNDTSGGQSGENELDAEYSGAFAPGANIAIVFSDGYVGGKALVGNLLNYYYEYYYMANYLNPDVVSISVSLPESYLAAYYPAMLYMIHNIMVQLSVQGTSVLAASGDWGFESNHPPPNFHIGVYNTIWYPESDPLVTSVGGIFLNATSTGQIYSFSGWDYSTGGNSVVFPVQIYELTSLIPFTPITVRTYPDIAFVSAGGYNIPEFGFGLPLIFDGQLFVWYGTSGAAPMTAAMVSLVGQRLGPLNYALYHISYSGEVVTPHGIIKGLSAWIPVTSGNNPMPAHYGWNYVTGPGTYDAYGMVMDLGMYAEYI; encoded by the coding sequence ATGAAAAACATAAGTTCTATTCTAATAGTATTGATTTTGCTTGTATTTTCCTCTCTAGGCTCGGGTCTAGTTTTGCAGGCCCAGGAATCCATGTACTACGTGCAGACGTCATCGCCCCAGTACTCAATTTTACCTGGATCACAGTTCGTGGAACCGCTTAACACTGGTCTTACGATCCCGATAGCCATATTGCTTAACTTCACGAACTATTCATCGCTGAACAGTGAGCTTCTATACGTGATTTCAAGTGGTCATTATTTAACTCCCTTGAAGTTCAGGGAATACTACTATCCCAGTCAGTCTTACGTGAACTCCCTTGAGAACTACTTGGAAGGGTACGGGTTTGTTCCCACAGGGAACTATGGACTCATACTCACCTTTAACGCCACAGTAGGCGAGATTGAGCAGGCGTTCCACACATATATAAACGTGTACTATTACCCCTTCAAGGATATCTATTGGTTCGGTAAGGTCGGAGAGAAGAGAGTGGGACCATTCTATTACTTCACGAATAACGTTACGCCATCACTTCCCTATGGCGTGGGTAAGTACGTGCTTGGGATTGTGGGTATAGATAATCTTGATCCACACGCGTACCAGGGATTGAGGCAGGCTTGGAATGTACCCATGACCGAGGGGAAGGGATCCAGCAGTAGCGGGCTAATTTCAAGCGCAATATTCACTCCCAATACGATCCAGCAGTACTTCAACTTCTCGTCGCTCTACGCGCAGGGTAAGACGGGTTCAGGTTCCACGATCGCCATAGAGGGAGTGCCAGAGTGTTACGTGAATACCACGGACATATACTCGTTCTGGAGACTTTTCAACATTCCTAGGACTGGGTCATTCAACGTTATCACCCTTGGAAATGATACCTCGGGAGGTCAATCGGGTGAAAACGAGCTGGACGCTGAGTATTCAGGGGCCTTTGCTCCAGGGGCTAATATCGCAATAGTGTTCAGCGATGGATATGTGGGCGGGAAAGCCCTTGTGGGAAACCTCCTAAACTACTATTATGAGTACTATTATATGGCAAACTATCTTAATCCTGACGTGGTCTCTATCTCAGTATCGTTACCAGAGAGCTATCTTGCAGCGTATTATCCGGCAATGTTGTACATGATACACAACATCATGGTTCAGCTATCGGTGCAGGGAACCTCGGTCTTGGCTGCATCAGGGGACTGGGGATTTGAGTCCAATCATCCTCCGCCTAACTTCCACATTGGCGTTTACAACACCATATGGTACCCGGAAAGCGATCCACTGGTTACCTCGGTAGGCGGGATATTCCTCAATGCGACCTCAACGGGACAGATCTACTCCTTCTCTGGGTGGGATTACAGTACAGGAGGCAACAGCGTGGTGTTCCCGGTTCAGATATACGAGCTAACCTCCTTGATTCCGTTCACGCCTATCACAGTGAGAACTTACCCTGATATCGCCTTCGTTTCAGCGGGCGGTTACAATATACCCGAATTCGGTTTTGGGCTACCCCTGATCTTCGACGGACAGCTGTTCGTGTGGTATGGGACTAGCGGTGCAGCTCCCATGACGGCTGCGATGGTTTCGCTTGTGGGACAGAGGTTAGGCCCACTGAACTACGCGCTCTATCACATTTCGTACTCTGGAGAGGTAGTAACGCCCCATGGAATTATTAAGGGACTGTCAGCCTGGATACCCGTTACCTCTGGCAACAACCCAATGCCGGCCCACTATGGATGGAATTACGTTACTGGACCTGGCACTTATGACGCGTACGGTATGGTCATGGACTTGGGAATGTATGCCGAGTATATCTAA
- a CDS encoding 4Fe-4S dicluster-binding protein: protein MSLDYQFFPVSHPSEGAGGKTGNWRVVKPVVGDRCIGCNACYLWCPEGTIGVKGKRAEVNYEYCKGCGVCANVCPVKAISMVTES, encoded by the coding sequence TTGTCGCTTGATTATCAGTTTTTCCCGGTTTCCCACCCAAGCGAGGGAGCAGGGGGAAAGACCGGTAACTGGAGGGTGGTGAAGCCAGTTGTTGGCGATAGGTGTATTGGTTGTAATGCATGTTACCTATGGTGCCCTGAGGGCACCATTGGGGTTAAGGGGAAAAGGGCTGAGGTTAATTACGAGTATTGTAAGGGTTGCGGGGTCTGCGCGAACGTGTGCCCCGTTAAGGCGATTTCCATGGTGACCGAGTCATGA
- a CDS encoding MFS transporter: MDKRGREVLLLLVWGDLLINYVETMVVPAIPTIQSDFSVSSTLASWITSAFIIVGAVVSPIFGKLADMYGRKRMYLISLGGYLVAVALAGFSPSIYALIAARAIQGIGYGIFPVGLAIITDVLPPQDVATAQGLLSGSVGIGTALGLIVGSYIDQNFGWQYAFHTAFILSLLFFLLILTKLKDTGVRVKESIDYVGTTLLTVGMVLILVYITEGPSLGWLNAENLVLLTLGVLLVLVFIPVELRVREPLVDMNLMRIRNVMVANLVGVVSSIALMIMYFGIIYYAQLPPPFGLGLDIFSAGLTLAPATVVMFVVGPIVGKLTGDAGPKPLLVFGSLTSILGFILLMVNRGTSQALVEDVIVAGTGMISIIIPLINMIAVSLPETARGIGLGVNTLLRNLGASIGPVLATSIMSSYKDPYVLIVDNQFLISFYPGSEAFNVMFEVAVLVILVNLGISLLTRNYKLKGKGRNIVL; the protein is encoded by the coding sequence ATGGACAAAAGGGGAAGGGAGGTCCTACTCCTCCTTGTGTGGGGCGACCTCCTCATAAACTACGTGGAAACCATGGTTGTCCCAGCAATTCCCACGATTCAGAGCGACTTCTCAGTGAGCTCGACCCTTGCCTCTTGGATAACCTCAGCCTTCATCATTGTGGGAGCGGTGGTCTCGCCGATCTTTGGTAAGCTTGCCGACATGTACGGAAGGAAAAGGATGTACCTCATCTCCCTTGGGGGTTACCTAGTTGCGGTAGCCTTGGCCGGCTTCTCACCCTCAATTTACGCACTCATTGCTGCCAGGGCAATTCAGGGAATAGGTTACGGGATCTTCCCCGTTGGGTTGGCCATAATCACCGACGTCCTCCCACCCCAGGACGTCGCAACGGCTCAGGGACTACTCTCAGGTTCCGTGGGTATAGGCACGGCCCTTGGACTCATAGTCGGTTCATACATAGATCAGAACTTTGGCTGGCAGTATGCCTTTCACACTGCCTTCATCCTCTCCCTTCTCTTCTTCCTGCTTATCCTGACCAAGCTTAAGGACACGGGCGTGAGGGTGAAGGAGAGCATAGATTACGTTGGAACAACCCTCTTAACCGTGGGTATGGTCCTCATCCTGGTTTACATAACCGAGGGACCTTCGCTGGGCTGGTTGAACGCCGAGAACCTTGTCCTGTTAACGTTGGGAGTCCTTCTAGTGCTCGTGTTTATCCCTGTGGAGTTGAGGGTAAGGGAACCCCTGGTGGACATGAACCTCATGAGGATTAGGAACGTAATGGTCGCTAACTTGGTTGGGGTTGTGAGCAGTATTGCCCTCATGATCATGTATTTCGGGATAATCTACTACGCCCAGTTACCTCCTCCCTTTGGGCTGGGACTTGACATATTCTCTGCAGGATTAACCCTGGCTCCAGCGACCGTGGTCATGTTCGTGGTGGGTCCAATCGTGGGTAAGCTCACGGGAGATGCGGGTCCGAAACCTCTCCTCGTGTTCGGTTCACTAACCTCGATCCTTGGTTTCATCCTCCTCATGGTGAATAGGGGAACGTCGCAGGCACTGGTTGAGGACGTGATAGTGGCGGGGACTGGGATGATCTCGATCATTATTCCCCTCATTAACATGATAGCCGTCTCGCTTCCAGAAACTGCGAGGGGTATAGGCCTGGGAGTGAACACTCTCTTGCGCAATCTCGGGGCGTCCATTGGCCCAGTTCTGGCCACATCAATCATGTCGTCTTATAAGGACCCCTACGTCCTCATAGTAGACAACCAGTTCTTGATCTCGTTCTATCCGGGTAGCGAGGCCTTCAACGTTATGTTTGAAGTTGCAGTTCTGGTCATCCTCGTGAACCTGGGCATCTCACTGCTAACAAGAAACTATAAATTGAAAGGAAAAGGTAGAAATATTGTTTTATGA
- a CDS encoding 2-oxoacid:acceptor oxidoreductase family protein, with amino-acid sequence MESSLEIRFHGRGGQGVVTAANLLAEAAGLDGLFSSAFPIYGAERRGAEIESYCRISDSQIRETSPIEEPDVVVILDPTLLKISNPLKGLKKDGKIVLNWKGNPPVSGRIFLVDATGIAMELKLVKSGWPLVNILMLGALVKAVGVPSLDSVKKAIDSEFSGNVAELNKRAVELAYESTREVKEIVA; translated from the coding sequence GTGGAATCATCGCTTGAGATACGATTTCATGGAAGAGGCGGACAAGGCGTTGTTACGGCAGCCAATTTACTTGCAGAGGCTGCTGGTCTAGACGGGCTTTTCTCCTCAGCTTTCCCCATATATGGAGCGGAGAGAAGGGGAGCGGAGATAGAGTCTTATTGCAGGATTTCTGACTCGCAGATAAGAGAGACGTCCCCTATTGAGGAACCTGACGTAGTGGTTATTCTAGATCCCACATTGCTCAAGATTTCCAATCCCCTGAAGGGTTTGAAGAAGGACGGGAAAATTGTGCTTAACTGGAAGGGAAATCCGCCAGTCTCAGGTAGGATCTTCCTAGTGGACGCGACAGGAATAGCCATGGAACTGAAGCTGGTGAAATCTGGCTGGCCTCTCGTCAACATCTTAATGTTGGGCGCACTAGTTAAGGCAGTTGGGGTACCCTCCTTGGACTCAGTGAAGAAGGCCATAGACTCTGAGTTTAGCGGGAATGTGGCAGAGCTCAACAAGAGAGCCGTTGAACTAGCCTACGAGAGCACAAGAGAGGTGAAGGAAATTGTCGCTTGA
- a CDS encoding cytochrome b: protein MCEGELLEEQEGTWLDRVLEWLDERTGLYGHTIRQAPRYAYRLDFWLGSFVLASFMFEVITGMLVALYYVPADPYASTSYLISNVPLGALLFSLHSWGAYAMVFLLLVHMTRNFLVGAYRKPREIMWVVGTVLAGLTLTEAYLGYSLPYNLISWTATTTGLNLFTYMPLGLSNLIAAMTLLPQLPGIASGVDPLVDRFFVFHWIVGALIALVLGLHLYIFEKHGITPPLSKEKGRSELIDDYQDKLRNDPNWKLQPLTRTFGIIVVTMLMTFGAIFLIASAFPFQIAVDGSTIKYIMPEYNPALAAQTPPIPDWYFLFIYFFYKSVTPSNASLIFLAWGAVTVLFPFVDEYVFRHESPNPVMRPASMALGVGFIVSFVVNSVWAYLTPGRDIGPIGIEVDGVIFLLSFLTIFPALRWLQSRAESGSDSFNLGKRLGLASALSRSQEVSTITLPRPVSLGVDLSILATLGLIAYTTAKMFTLTNLLLDQFELGILAGINMFLLSYLVLIYSLRGDEK, encoded by the coding sequence ATGTGTGAGGGTGAGTTATTGGAGGAACAGGAAGGGACCTGGCTTGACAGGGTCCTGGAGTGGCTCGACGAGAGGACAGGTCTATATGGTCACACCATAAGGCAAGCTCCGCGTTATGCGTACAGGCTTGATTTTTGGTTGGGTTCCTTTGTCTTAGCATCCTTTATGTTTGAGGTTATAACTGGGATGCTTGTGGCCCTATATTACGTTCCAGCTGATCCCTATGCGTCAACCTCCTACCTGATATCTAACGTTCCCCTGGGAGCTCTCCTCTTTAGTCTCCACAGCTGGGGAGCTTACGCCATGGTATTTCTCCTCCTGGTTCACATGACCAGGAACTTTCTGGTGGGAGCGTACAGGAAACCTAGGGAAATAATGTGGGTGGTGGGAACAGTGCTCGCAGGGTTAACGTTGACTGAGGCTTACCTGGGCTACTCGCTTCCTTACAATTTGATCTCCTGGACTGCGACGACGACTGGACTGAACCTCTTTACCTACATGCCCCTAGGTTTAAGCAACCTAATAGCTGCCATGACCCTTCTGCCCCAGCTACCAGGAATTGCGAGCGGGGTAGATCCCCTTGTGGATAGGTTCTTTGTGTTCCACTGGATAGTTGGGGCCCTAATAGCTCTGGTGCTAGGGCTTCACCTTTACATATTCGAGAAGCATGGCATAACTCCACCCCTAAGCAAGGAGAAGGGGAGATCCGAGCTCATAGATGATTACCAGGACAAGCTTAGGAATGACCCGAACTGGAAACTTCAGCCCCTGACCAGGACCTTTGGGATAATAGTGGTTACCATGTTAATGACATTTGGAGCCATCTTCCTGATAGCCTCAGCTTTCCCGTTCCAGATCGCGGTTGACGGCTCTACGATCAAGTATATTATGCCAGAGTATAATCCCGCACTGGCTGCGCAGACTCCCCCAATACCTGACTGGTATTTCCTGTTCATCTACTTCTTCTATAAGTCTGTGACTCCGTCAAATGCGTCGCTCATTTTCCTGGCATGGGGAGCTGTGACAGTCCTATTCCCGTTCGTGGACGAGTACGTGTTCAGACATGAGTCTCCTAATCCCGTAATGAGACCTGCTTCCATGGCTCTAGGGGTTGGTTTCATCGTCTCCTTCGTGGTTAATAGCGTTTGGGCATATCTAACTCCTGGGAGGGATATAGGACCCATAGGGATCGAGGTAGACGGCGTAATATTTCTGCTGTCCTTCCTCACAATCTTCCCTGCCCTAAGGTGGTTGCAGTCTAGGGCCGAGTCAGGGTCCGACTCATTCAACCTGGGGAAGAGGTTGGGGTTGGCGAGTGCCCTGTCGAGGTCTCAGGAAGTGAGCACAATCACGCTACCCAGGCCAGTATCCCTGGGGGTTGACCTAAGCATCTTGGCAACCCTAGGCCTAATAGCTTACACTACGGCTAAGATGTTCACGTTGACTAACCTACTCCTAGACCAGTTTGAGCTTGGGATACTCGCAGGTATTAACATGTTCCTTCTGTCCTACCTTGTGCTGATCTATTCCTTAAGGGGTGATGAGAAGTGA
- a CDS encoding transketolase C-terminal domain-containing protein, with protein sequence MMKIISGNEAVALAVKLARVGVVGIYPITPQTTIIEELAEMRARGEISTDVVRVESEHSAMGVTLGAAVSGVRAFTATSSQGLLYMHEMVWWAAGSRAPIVMVVATRAVGAPWNIWNENTDFMSERDSGWIMAFASSPQEALDLTLQAFRISEDPRVFVPMMVGMDGFILSHTKTNVYIPSQEDVDAFIPPRRQPYVIDPETQESMGNIFQPVHYMKLRQSINDAIADSKDVIREVGREYEKINPLADYKTLNVEYKLEDADYAVVTMGAWSLDAMEAVDRLRERGISVGLYRVRYVRPWAEDEILRALGDKKGVIVFDRATSLGRGGPLYLEVKASLNNPVKGVVAGLGGVSMNKRDFMEAISTSIEEMKRGSFREVTWYYPSEVKEVELGTPRSAI encoded by the coding sequence ATGATGAAGATTATTTCAGGGAATGAGGCTGTTGCCCTCGCGGTAAAGCTAGCGAGGGTTGGGGTTGTGGGGATCTACCCAATAACTCCTCAGACCACCATAATCGAGGAACTGGCTGAGATGAGGGCAAGGGGGGAGATCTCCACAGATGTGGTTAGGGTGGAGAGCGAACACTCTGCCATGGGTGTAACCCTGGGGGCAGCCGTGTCTGGAGTAAGGGCGTTCACTGCTACCTCCTCCCAGGGACTTCTTTACATGCACGAGATGGTTTGGTGGGCTGCAGGGAGCAGGGCACCCATAGTGATGGTGGTAGCAACTAGGGCAGTGGGTGCTCCTTGGAACATCTGGAACGAGAACACTGACTTCATGAGTGAGAGGGATAGTGGTTGGATAATGGCCTTCGCCTCAAGCCCTCAGGAGGCGCTTGATCTAACCCTGCAGGCCTTCAGGATCTCCGAGGATCCTAGGGTTTTCGTTCCCATGATGGTGGGAATGGATGGGTTCATTCTCTCCCATACCAAGACCAACGTGTATATTCCTTCGCAGGAGGATGTAGACGCATTTATTCCGCCCAGGAGGCAACCCTACGTTATAGATCCGGAAACGCAGGAGAGCATGGGTAACATTTTCCAACCAGTCCATTACATGAAGCTAAGGCAGTCCATAAATGATGCCATAGCGGACTCGAAGGACGTGATTAGGGAAGTCGGAAGGGAATACGAGAAGATAAACCCCCTAGCGGATTACAAGACCCTCAACGTAGAGTATAAGCTAGAGGATGCCGACTACGCCGTGGTTACCATGGGGGCTTGGTCCTTAGACGCGATGGAGGCTGTGGACAGGTTAAGGGAGAGAGGAATCTCCGTGGGACTTTATAGGGTGAGATACGTGAGACCGTGGGCTGAAGACGAGATATTAAGGGCACTGGGAGATAAGAAGGGAGTTATTGTGTTTGACAGGGCGACGTCGCTGGGCAGAGGAGGGCCTCTTTACCTGGAAGTGAAGGCGTCCCTGAATAACCCCGTAAAGGGGGTAGTTGCAGGACTGGGAGGTGTGTCCATGAACAAGAGGGATTTCATGGAGGCCATATCCACGTCCATCGAGGAAATGAAGCGTGGCTCCTTTAGGGAGGTAACCTGGTACTATCCGAGCGAGGTGAAAGAAGTTGAGCTTGGGACTCCGAGGTCTGCGATCTGA
- a CDS encoding cytochrome c oxidase subunit II: MKAERIAEISTIVFAIAILVFLGALSFQYLGYISHGSYIPSNETAIPIKVIAKQYVWEFVYPNGTVSYNKVVIQAGKPYVFQLTSADVIHAFYIVQLGMKMQAIPGYTYDLYVLVNQPGVYNIWCAEFCGPGHYTMKGIMIVTNSTG; encoded by the coding sequence GTGAAAGCCGAGAGAATAGCCGAAATTTCCACAATAGTGTTTGCCATAGCTATCCTCGTGTTCCTAGGGGCATTATCATTTCAGTATCTAGGTTACATTTCCCATGGCTCCTACATTCCCAGCAACGAGACCGCAATTCCGATCAAGGTAATAGCTAAGCAGTACGTGTGGGAATTCGTCTACCCTAACGGGACCGTGTCATACAACAAGGTTGTGATTCAGGCAGGCAAACCTTACGTGTTCCAGCTAACTTCTGCTGACGTGATTCATGCCTTCTACATAGTACAGCTCGGAATGAAAATGCAGGCGATCCCAGGTTACACCTATGACCTTTACGTCCTAGTTAACCAACCTGGAGTTTACAACATATGGTGCGCGGAGTTCTGCGGGCCGGGTCATTACACCATGAAGGGGATTATGATAGTCACTAACTCCACGGGGTGA
- the porB gene encoding pyruvate synthase subunit PorB: protein MSLGLRGLRSESLLPGTSACPGCPENMAMRMVGMALGKNVAMVVVAGCSSVIQGIGPKNAYGYPVLNIAFAAGPAAASGMWRAFKQRNKDVTVVVWAGDGGTADIGFASLSGAAERNEDFIYLCVDNEAYMNSGGQRSGSTPHGAVTTTTPEGKKENKKELLFIMLDHNVPYVATASVGYPHDLMDKLKRAKEVNGFRYIQILTPDPYGWLFDPSKTAEVGKLAVQTCYWPLIEVMNGKVRVSNESLHCLKKETRRPLKDFLSVQGRYKKLPERDYLELEKFVDDLWERIISMS, encoded by the coding sequence TTGAGCTTGGGACTCCGAGGTCTGCGATCTGAGTCACTCCTTCCAGGGACGTCAGCCTGCCCTGGATGTCCTGAGAACATGGCCATGAGAATGGTGGGAATGGCCCTGGGTAAGAACGTTGCCATGGTTGTAGTGGCAGGGTGTTCCTCCGTAATTCAGGGGATAGGGCCCAAGAACGCTTACGGCTATCCTGTGCTTAATATAGCCTTCGCTGCCGGTCCCGCAGCAGCCTCAGGTATGTGGAGGGCCTTCAAACAGAGGAACAAGGACGTGACTGTGGTGGTCTGGGCTGGAGATGGAGGTACAGCGGACATAGGGTTTGCATCACTTAGCGGAGCTGCTGAGAGGAACGAGGACTTCATATACCTCTGTGTGGACAATGAGGCCTACATGAACTCCGGAGGTCAGAGGAGCGGTTCCACCCCCCACGGTGCCGTAACCACTACCACACCTGAAGGGAAGAAGGAGAACAAGAAGGAGTTACTCTTCATAATGCTTGACCATAACGTTCCCTATGTGGCCACGGCATCCGTGGGCTATCCCCATGACCTCATGGATAAGTTGAAGAGGGCCAAGGAAGTGAACGGATTTAGGTATATCCAGATCCTTACACCAGACCCTTATGGTTGGCTATTTGATCCCTCTAAGACCGCTGAGGTTGGCAAGTTGGCTGTGCAGACGTGTTATTGGCCCCTCATAGAGGTTATGAACGGGAAGGTTAGGGTAAGTAATGAGTCGCTCCATTGCCTTAAGAAGGAGACCAGAAGGCCCTTGAAGGACTTCCTTTCTGTTCAGGGCAGGTACAAGAAGCTCCCGGAAAGGGATTACCTGGAACTAGAGAAGTTCGTGGATGACCTCTGGGAAAGGATAATCTCCATGAGCTAA
- a CDS encoding MFS transporter → MNSDVYKISFSAFFADLGYQAVVASFPIILVFQFHLPIYIYGVVESVSYGVGLIFSFLGGALADRYGSKRVAIFGNLLITLLSFTGLAQNSLEAIGLFLSGWFMRNFRSPARRTMLVQATSENERSRAFAILHSLDFLGGLIAVVYLSVGLYLRLSFAEILPLTAIPILISSLFLYLSRPREGKSTARRSGKVLGAVALASLLFGISTYSPGFPIITVTQSTSQIYLGTLTYGFFLGSSSGFGMLLSRLRMKDYLGLTLGYLVTAIASAGFIFLFPFREIGLYPMAILLGVGSAFAETFEPSIASKVAGQNVGTGMGILSLSRGIGYFVGNSVMGILYSLSYVYAYAFASLVALGSTVIILALVRK, encoded by the coding sequence ATGAACTCGGACGTCTACAAGATATCCTTTTCTGCCTTCTTTGCTGACCTGGGTTACCAGGCCGTGGTTGCGTCGTTCCCCATTATTCTAGTTTTCCAGTTTCACCTTCCAATTTACATCTACGGAGTTGTGGAAAGTGTGTCCTATGGTGTTGGGTTAATCTTTTCCTTTCTAGGTGGGGCTCTCGCGGATAGGTACGGGAGCAAGAGGGTTGCAATCTTTGGAAACCTCCTGATAACCTTGCTGTCCTTCACAGGACTGGCACAAAATAGCCTCGAGGCGATTGGTCTCTTCCTGTCAGGCTGGTTCATGAGAAACTTCAGGAGCCCTGCCAGGAGAACCATGTTAGTTCAAGCGACCAGTGAGAACGAGAGGTCGAGGGCATTCGCCATTCTTCACTCGCTGGACTTCCTGGGAGGGTTGATAGCTGTGGTGTACCTCTCCGTTGGCCTTTACCTGAGGCTCTCGTTTGCTGAGATTCTACCCTTGACTGCAATCCCAATCCTGATAAGCTCGCTATTCCTTTACCTGTCCAGGCCTAGGGAGGGGAAGAGCACAGCTAGAAGGAGCGGGAAAGTCCTGGGCGCGGTGGCCCTTGCCTCCCTCCTCTTCGGGATCAGCACGTATAGTCCTGGATTCCCCATCATTACCGTGACTCAGTCTACCTCGCAGATCTACCTGGGCACCTTAACCTACGGGTTTTTTCTGGGCTCATCCTCAGGTTTCGGAATGTTATTATCTAGGTTGAGGATGAAGGACTACCTAGGCCTCACCCTGGGTTACCTGGTAACTGCGATCGCAAGTGCCGGGTTTATCTTCCTGTTTCCCTTCAGGGAGATAGGCCTTTACCCCATGGCAATTCTCCTGGGCGTCGGGAGCGCCTTCGCCGAGACCTTTGAACCCAGTATAGCGTCCAAGGTTGCAGGTCAGAACGTGGGAACAGGAATGGGGATACTTTCCCTGTCGAGGGGGATAGGTTACTTTGTGGGGAACTCCGTTATGGGCATTCTATACTCTCTAAGTTACGTTTACGCATACGCCTTTGCATCATTGGTTGCCCTAGGTTCCACTGTGATAATCCTTGCCCTGGTGAGAAAATGA
- a CDS encoding type II toxin-antitoxin system VapC family toxin, with protein sequence MKEIVLLDTSSIYAIFNKGDPNHVRASQLLREIEELRFGQPTICDYVVDETLTLVFQGMERVMPS encoded by the coding sequence GTGAAGGAGATAGTACTCCTAGATACATCCTCCATCTACGCAATTTTCAACAAGGGAGATCCCAATCACGTGAGGGCTTCACAACTGTTAAGAGAAATAGAGGAGTTGAGGTTTGGTCAACCCACCATCTGCGATTACGTGGTAGATGAGACGTTGACGCTGGTTTTTCAAGGCATGGAAAGAGTTATGCCTTCCTAG
- a CDS encoding DMT family transporter, translated as MKILKYLIPYIVFGSLQYKFTKDGLTFASPFLFMSLRYFIGGLALLPFAKKVVLNRDVIILTLLTTASSGLWAMGLNYVAPSESAVLSYTMPLFSIPIAYLILSERPRTFEVVGAIIGFLGVTVYGLSLSGKLSVLGGILTVLNAVFWASFTVYYRKLRSMDPAVVNTSQMLLGSLVFLALTPVGFRFDPSLNFVGDLLFSALLGGTLLFYLWNVMLRMERVGKVTVMAFSVPVTSSIIDEVTGEVQLNHESYAGMLTMMAGIILSRKDEIFSKKRKVAVKTAKTS; from the coding sequence ATGAAAATACTGAAATACCTGATCCCTTACATCGTCTTTGGGTCACTTCAGTATAAGTTCACGAAGGATGGGCTGACCTTTGCCTCACCATTCCTTTTCATGTCACTTAGATACTTCATAGGTGGACTAGCCCTTCTTCCCTTCGCCAAAAAGGTGGTTCTCAACAGAGACGTGATAATCCTGACCCTCCTAACAACTGCGAGCTCCGGTCTCTGGGCAATGGGTCTTAACTACGTTGCACCCTCCGAGTCTGCGGTCCTAAGCTACACGATGCCCCTCTTCTCAATCCCCATTGCATACCTTATCCTATCCGAGAGACCTAGGACCTTTGAGGTTGTGGGGGCGATCATCGGTTTCCTCGGGGTTACGGTGTACGGTCTATCCCTTTCAGGCAAACTTTCCGTCCTAGGTGGAATACTCACGGTGCTCAACGCAGTGTTCTGGGCCTCCTTCACTGTGTATTACAGGAAGTTGAGGTCCATGGACCCAGCAGTGGTTAATACGTCCCAAATGCTCCTTGGATCTCTCGTTTTCCTGGCCTTGACCCCTGTAGGTTTCAGGTTCGATCCATCCTTGAACTTCGTAGGAGATCTCCTGTTCTCAGCTTTACTTGGTGGTACTCTTCTCTTCTATCTCTGGAACGTAATGCTGAGGATGGAGAGGGTCGGTAAGGTGACCGTTATGGCCTTTTCTGTTCCAGTCACGAGCTCGATCATTGACGAGGTCACGGGGGAGGTACAGCTCAATCATGAGAGTTACGCGGGAATGCTAACCATGATGGCTGGGATTATTCTTTCAAGAAAGGATGAGATATTCTCGAAAAAGAGGAAGGTTGCTGTGAAGACTGCGAAAACCTCCTAA